The Microbacterium foliorum genome has a window encoding:
- a CDS encoding TetR/AcrR family transcriptional regulator — protein MPTPTEKTRPLRLDAERNRAAILTAAATVYAERGSHTSLEEVATLAGVGVGTVYRRFPTKGLLIEALLEATMRDYAERIEAFAVQAETEPWEALRGHVMSLVHMQAKDRAFSEVIADPASSSDAFRDHHDRALRASLALTARAQSAGVLREDFHHRDLLILTRASHGVVAAGDPDGIGDPVRLAELFLDGLRRH, from the coding sequence ATGCCCACCCCGACAGAGAAGACGAGGCCCCTGCGCCTCGACGCGGAACGCAACCGTGCAGCGATCCTCACTGCGGCGGCGACGGTGTACGCCGAGCGAGGTTCTCACACGTCGTTGGAAGAGGTCGCCACGTTGGCCGGCGTCGGAGTCGGCACGGTGTACCGCCGTTTTCCGACCAAGGGGCTGTTGATCGAGGCACTTCTCGAGGCCACCATGCGCGACTATGCGGAACGCATCGAAGCGTTCGCCGTGCAGGCCGAGACCGAGCCGTGGGAAGCGCTCCGGGGGCACGTGATGTCACTCGTGCACATGCAGGCGAAGGACCGGGCGTTCAGCGAGGTGATCGCCGATCCCGCATCGAGCTCGGACGCCTTCCGGGATCATCATGACCGGGCACTGCGCGCATCACTCGCGCTCACCGCACGGGCGCAGAGCGCGGGCGTCCTCCGTGAGGATTTTCACCACCGCGACCTGCTGATCCTCACTCGCGCCAGCCACGGCGTCGTGGCTGCGGGAGACCCCGACGGTATCGGCGACCCCGTGCGCCTCGCAGAACTGTTCCTCGACGGGCTCCGTCGTCACTGA